The following are encoded in a window of Pseudalgibacter alginicilyticus genomic DNA:
- the ftsY gene encoding signal recognition particle-docking protein FtsY, protein MSFFKKIFSSEKKETLDKGLEKSKSSFFGKLSKAVAGKSKVDDDVLDNLEEVLVSSDVGVNTTLKIIERIEKRVSKDKYLGTDELNSILREEIASLLSETNTGEETEFSIPKNKKPYVIMVVGVNGVGKTTTIGKLSHQFKKQGLKVVLGAADTFRAAAIDQLQVWADRVDVPLVKQSMGSDPASVAFDTLQSAVTHNADVVIIDTAGRLHNKVNLMNELTKVKRVMQKVVEDTPNDVLLVLDGSTGQNAFEQAKQFTAATEVTSLAVTKLDGTAKGGVVIGISDQFKIPVKYIGVGEGIEDLQVFNKYEFVDSFFK, encoded by the coding sequence ATGAGTTTTTTTAAAAAAATATTTTCATCAGAAAAAAAAGAAACCTTAGATAAAGGTTTAGAAAAGTCTAAAAGTAGTTTCTTTGGTAAACTAAGTAAAGCTGTCGCAGGAAAATCTAAAGTAGATGATGATGTTTTAGATAATTTAGAAGAAGTTTTGGTGTCTAGTGATGTAGGTGTTAATACTACATTGAAAATTATAGAACGCATTGAAAAGCGTGTTTCTAAAGATAAATATTTAGGCACGGACGAACTAAATAGTATTCTAAGAGAAGAAATAGCGAGTTTATTAAGTGAAACGAATACTGGTGAAGAAACCGAATTTTCAATACCAAAAAACAAAAAACCCTATGTTATTATGGTTGTTGGTGTTAATGGGGTAGGTAAAACTACAACTATCGGTAAGTTGTCACATCAATTTAAAAAACAAGGGCTTAAAGTTGTTTTAGGAGCAGCAGATACTTTTAGAGCAGCAGCAATAGACCAACTGCAAGTTTGGGCTGATAGGGTAGATGTGCCTTTAGTAAAACAATCTATGGGTAGTGATCCTGCTTCGGTAGCTTTTGATACCTTACAAAGCGCCGTTACACATAATGCAGATGTAGTTATAATTGATACAGCTGGGCGTTTGCACAATAAAGTAAATTTAATGAACGAGCTAACAAAAGTAAAGCGCGTTATGCAAAAAGTAGTGGAAGACACGCCTAATGATGTACTTTTAGTTTTAGATGGTTCCACAGGTCAAAATGCTTTTGAGCAGGCTAAACAATTTACAGCTGCTACTGAAGTAACCTCATTAGCAGTAACCAAATTGGATGGTACCGCTAAGGGAGGTGTTGTGATTGGTATTTCAGATCAGTTTAAAATTCCTGTAAAATACATAGGTGTAGGAGAAGGAATTGAGGATTTGCAGGTGTTTAATAAATATGAGTTTGTGGACTCTTTTTTCAAATAA
- a CDS encoding cytochrome c3 family protein codes for MHSHKSNNYKSPYPLNHLKNGIYILCFVVILGCKNKEYAPKTTVHKQTGHSTFVGKEACIDCHQTEYTTWKDSHHDQAMKIADSTTILADFNNTSFTFQGVTSKFFKKDGDFYVNTADENGEYQDYKIIYTYGVTPLQQYIVKFPNGAYQCLITAWDTEKNLWFHLQPNLELAHGEWINWTGGAMRWNTACADCHSTNLEKNYNSTNNVYNTTYSEINVSCEACHGPASSHVEFYENPIEGATPPKLYMSNNETSKDLVQKCARCHSRRGQITKKFDYEGHFLDHYTPSLYTYPTYELDGQIKDEDYVYGSFVQSKMYHSGVKCTDCHDAHSLQLKQTGNNLCVTCHVADTYDSSSHHYHQPNTEGAQCINCHMTGRFYMGNDFRRDHSFRNPRPDQTVKYGTPNACNGCHEDKTPEWASDFINSKYGTQRPDHFSNYLLAGYEGNQNAFHTLISEEKYPEIARATALNQYTNNQLSPDEINGLRRFLNDPSILVRNEAVRSFEKINDQSRYADIEPLLRDPVRLVRISAVRYFNSIGADMSNNNSYIEAEKEFFEQMDMDADFATGQHQIGIYHETKGEIDLAIKAYRKAIKMDNWLNISRMNLALLLYKQGNTEEVIELYLKVIEQEPDYGDSYYMLGLLYNEIGDSKNALKYLEIASNKKPINIRAFYNYALKLQAENMNQKSIEVINKALSIFPDNENLLYVKLIAEMNLKQHVAAYNTCSKLIQLAPHNANYQQILQSLQ; via the coding sequence ATGCACTCTCATAAAAGCAACAATTATAAAAGCCCATATCCACTTAACCATTTAAAAAATGGAATCTATATATTATGCTTTGTGGTCATTTTAGGTTGTAAAAACAAGGAGTATGCTCCAAAAACCACTGTTCATAAACAAACAGGACACTCCACATTTGTTGGCAAGGAGGCTTGTATTGATTGTCATCAAACCGAATACACTACATGGAAAGATTCACACCACGATCAGGCAATGAAAATTGCTGATTCCACAACCATACTTGCTGATTTTAACAACACAAGCTTTACATTTCAAGGAGTTACAAGTAAATTCTTCAAAAAAGATGGTGATTTTTATGTAAATACCGCCGATGAAAATGGTGAGTATCAAGATTATAAAATTATTTACACGTACGGTGTTACACCTTTACAACAATACATTGTTAAATTTCCTAATGGAGCTTACCAATGTTTAATTACAGCTTGGGACACTGAAAAAAACTTATGGTTTCATTTGCAGCCTAATTTAGAATTAGCACATGGAGAATGGATCAACTGGACAGGTGGAGCAATGCGATGGAATACGGCCTGTGCTGATTGTCATTCTACAAACCTTGAAAAAAATTATAATTCAACTAACAATGTATACAATACCACATATAGTGAAATAAATGTAAGTTGTGAAGCTTGCCACGGTCCTGCTAGCAGTCATGTAGAATTTTATGAAAACCCCATAGAAGGTGCCACACCACCAAAACTGTACATGAGTAATAATGAAACTTCAAAAGATTTAGTTCAAAAATGTGCACGATGCCATTCTAGAAGAGGTCAGATTACCAAAAAATTTGATTATGAAGGACATTTTTTAGACCATTATACCCCTAGTTTATACACTTACCCAACTTATGAATTAGATGGTCAGATAAAAGATGAAGATTATGTTTATGGCTCCTTTGTACAAAGTAAAATGTATCACAGCGGTGTGAAATGTACTGACTGTCACGATGCACATTCCTTGCAACTAAAACAAACAGGAAATAATCTTTGTGTAACGTGTCATGTTGCAGACACATATGATAGTTCTTCGCATCATTACCACCAACCAAATACAGAAGGAGCACAATGTATTAATTGTCATATGACTGGTAGGTTTTACATGGGCAATGATTTTAGACGTGACCATAGTTTTAGAAACCCCCGACCAGACCAAACGGTTAAATATGGCACACCTAATGCCTGTAACGGTTGCCATGAAGACAAAACCCCTGAATGGGCTAGTGACTTTATTAATTCCAAATATGGCACCCAACGACCTGATCATTTTTCAAACTACCTATTGGCTGGTTATGAAGGCAATCAAAATGCTTTTCATACCTTAATATCAGAAGAAAAATATCCTGAAATAGCAAGAGCAACTGCCTTAAATCAATATACAAACAATCAGCTATCACCAGATGAAATTAATGGTTTAAGACGTTTTTTAAACGATCCTTCCATTCTTGTTAGAAATGAAGCGGTGCGCTCGTTTGAAAAAATAAACGACCAAAGTCGGTATGCTGATATAGAACCATTATTAAGAGATCCTGTTAGATTAGTACGGATTTCTGCAGTAAGATATTTCAATAGCATTGGTGCTGATATGAGCAATAACAATTCATATATTGAAGCTGAAAAAGAGTTTTTTGAACAAATGGATATGGATGCCGATTTTGCAACAGGACAACACCAAATAGGCATCTATCATGAAACCAAAGGAGAAATAGATTTGGCTATTAAAGCCTATAGAAAGGCTATAAAAATGGATAACTGGCTAAATATTTCCCGAATGAATTTAGCCTTATTGCTTTATAAACAAGGAAACACTGAAGAGGTTATAGAATTGTATCTTAAGGTCATTGAGCAAGAACCTGATTATGGAGATTCTTACTATATGCTCGGGCTTTTATATAATGAAATTGGAGATTCTAAAAATGCTTTAAAGTATCTTGAAATAGCAAGCAATAAAAAGCCAATTAATATTAGAGCTTTCTATAATTACGCCTTAAAACTTCAAGCGGAAAACATGAATCAAAAATCGATTGAAGTTATCAATAAAGCTTTAAGTATTTTTCCTGATAATGAAAATCTTTTATACGTAAAACTTATTGCTGAAATGAACCTAAAACAGCACGTTGCAGCTTACAACACCTGTTCTAAATTGATACAATTAGCACCTCACAATGCTAACTATCAACAAATATTACAAAGTCTACAATAA
- the rimO gene encoding 30S ribosomal protein S12 methylthiotransferase RimO — translation MRTKTLKKNKINVVTLGCSKNIYDSEVLMGQLKASGKDVVHEEEGNIVVINTCGFINNAKEESVNTILEFMQKKEDGDVDKVFVTGCLSERYKPDLQKEIPNVDQYFGTTELPGLLKALGADYKHELIGERLTTTPKNYAYLKIAEGCDRPCSFCAIPIMRGKHKSTPIEAIVTEAEKLASKGVKELILIAQDLTYYGLDLYKKRNLAELLEALVKVEGVEWIRLHYAFPAGFPMDVLDVMNREPKICNYLDIPLQHISNSILKSMRRGTTKEKTTKLLKEFRAAVPNMAIRTTLIVGYPGETEENFQELKQWVSDMRFERLGCFTYSHEENTHAYNLEDDVPQEVKQDRANQIMEIQSQISWELNQEKIGQIFKVVIDRKEGNYFVGRTEFDSPDVDNEVLIDATKTYLKTGEFATVKITEAEDFDLYAEVLI, via the coding sequence ATGAGAACGAAAACACTAAAAAAGAATAAAATTAATGTAGTAACTCTTGGATGTAGTAAAAATATTTATGATAGCGAAGTGTTAATGGGGCAATTAAAAGCCAGTGGAAAAGATGTAGTTCATGAAGAGGAAGGTAATATTGTGGTCATTAATACCTGCGGATTTATAAACAATGCCAAAGAAGAAAGTGTGAACACTATTTTAGAGTTCATGCAGAAAAAAGAAGATGGCGACGTTGATAAGGTATTTGTTACAGGGTGTTTAAGTGAACGATATAAGCCAGATTTACAAAAGGAAATACCAAATGTAGACCAATATTTTGGAACCACAGAATTACCTGGTTTATTAAAGGCTTTAGGGGCCGATTATAAGCATGAACTTATAGGTGAGCGCTTAACAACTACACCAAAGAATTATGCTTATTTGAAAATTGCCGAGGGTTGTGACAGGCCGTGTAGTTTTTGTGCCATTCCTATTATGCGTGGAAAGCATAAAAGCACACCTATTGAGGCCATTGTTACCGAAGCAGAAAAATTAGCATCCAAAGGCGTTAAAGAACTTATTTTAATTGCTCAGGATTTAACTTATTATGGACTCGATTTATATAAAAAACGAAATTTAGCTGAATTGCTTGAGGCTTTGGTAAAAGTAGAAGGAGTAGAGTGGATTCGCTTACATTATGCATTTCCAGCAGGTTTTCCTATGGATGTGTTGGATGTGATGAATCGAGAACCTAAAATTTGTAATTATTTAGATATTCCGTTGCAGCATATTAGCAATTCTATTTTAAAAAGTATGCGTCGTGGTACCACAAAGGAAAAAACCACCAAATTGCTTAAAGAATTTAGAGCAGCTGTACCAAATATGGCAATTAGAACCACTTTAATTGTTGGATACCCAGGAGAAACGGAAGAAAATTTTCAGGAACTAAAACAATGGGTTTCAGATATGCGTTTTGAGCGTTTAGGCTGTTTTACGTATTCTCATGAAGAAAATACACACGCTTATAATTTAGAAGATGACGTGCCACAGGAAGTGAAACAAGATCGAGCTAATCAAATAATGGAAATTCAGTCGCAGATTTCTTGGGAACTTAATCAAGAAAAAATAGGACAGATTTTTAAAGTGGTTATTGATAGAAAAGAAGGTAATTATTTTGTGGGAAGAACTGAATTTGATTCACCCGACGTGGATAACGAAGTCCTTATTGATGCCACAAAAACCTATTTAAAAACAGGGGAGTTTGCTACTGTAAAAATTACAGAGGCAGAAGATTTTGATTTGTATGCAGAGGTTCTTATTTAG
- a CDS encoding serine hydrolase domain-containing protein codes for MKQLFLFLTIVSVSFFNCSKSEPIPPTIDSLYFPPINSDSWETKSISDLGWNANKLQPLLDYLEEKNTRSFIILHNGKIVIEAYMNGHSASTPWYWASAGKTLTTTVSGIAQDDGLLNIHNKVSDYLGTGWTSATLAKENLITCKNLLSMDSGLDDTIGDDVSAANLQYVADSGTRWAYHNVYVKMQDVVAAASSQSWDNYFNTNLRDKIGMSGSWTNLNHLNVYWSNTRSMARFGLMIYAKGKWEDTQIVSENFLNEATNTSQEINKAYGYLWWLNGKPSYHLPQSQFEFNDELIPNAPSDTYAALGKNDQKIYVIPSKELVIIRMGEAADDDNFALSSFDNDLWGKINELIE; via the coding sequence ATGAAACAGCTATTTTTATTTTTAACCATTGTATCGGTTTCATTTTTTAATTGCTCTAAAAGTGAACCAATACCCCCAACTATAGATTCCCTTTATTTTCCTCCAATAAATTCTGATTCTTGGGAAACAAAATCTATTTCAGATTTAGGTTGGAATGCAAACAAACTACAACCTCTTTTAGACTATTTAGAAGAAAAAAACACCAGAAGTTTTATAATATTACACAACGGAAAAATTGTTATTGAAGCCTATATGAATGGGCATTCTGCTTCTACACCATGGTATTGGGCTAGTGCGGGAAAAACATTAACAACCACAGTTTCTGGCATAGCACAAGATGACGGCTTATTGAATATTCATAATAAAGTGTCTGATTATTTAGGAACTGGTTGGACAAGCGCAACTTTAGCAAAAGAAAATCTCATTACCTGTAAAAACTTATTATCAATGGATTCTGGTTTAGACGATACAATTGGAGATGATGTTTCAGCAGCCAATCTACAATATGTGGCAGACTCTGGAACCCGTTGGGCATATCATAACGTATATGTTAAAATGCAAGATGTGGTAGCTGCTGCTAGTAGTCAAAGTTGGGATAATTATTTTAATACGAATTTGAGAGATAAAATTGGTATGTCTGGCTCCTGGACTAATTTAAATCATTTAAATGTGTACTGGAGTAATACCAGAAGCATGGCACGCTTTGGATTAATGATTTATGCCAAAGGTAAATGGGAAGACACACAAATTGTTTCTGAAAACTTTTTGAATGAAGCTACAAACACCTCACAAGAAATTAATAAAGCTTATGGATATTTATGGTGGTTAAACGGAAAACCAAGTTACCATTTACCACAAAGTCAATTTGAATTTAATGATGAATTGATTCCAAATGCTCCTAGCGACACTTATGCTGCTTTAGGAAAAAACGATCAGAAAATTTATGTTATACCAAGCAAAGAATTAGTAATTATACGAATGGGCGAAGCTGCTGACGATGATAATTTTGCTTTATCGAGTTTTGATAATGATTTGTGGGGAAAAATTAATGAATTAATTGAGTAA
- a CDS encoding DUF4295 domain-containing protein has product MAKKSVASLQTGSKRLSKAIKMVKSPKTGAYTFVESIMAPEQVNDFFNKK; this is encoded by the coding sequence ATGGCAAAGAAATCAGTAGCATCATTACAAACAGGATCTAAAAGGTTGTCAAAAGCAATAAAAATGGTAAAATCTCCAAAAACAGGAGCTTATACTTTTGTTGAGTCTATTATGGCACCTGAACAAGTAAACGATTTCTTCAATAAGAAATAA